The uncultured Celeribacter sp. genome includes the window TGCGGTAAAACCGATGGGCCCCGGCCAAGAACAGATAGAGACAACGCGATGAACGTGTCCTCCCGTATGGATCACCAAGACGTCCTGAAGGTCAAACTTGAGGTGCTCAAGCAAGAACACCGTGACCTTGACGCGGCCATTGAGGCCATGCAGCAAACCGGGCACACCGACGCGCTGCGCCTGCAGCGCATGAAAAAGCAGAAGCTTGCGCTCAAGGACCGGATTGCCTTGCTCGAAGATCTGGTGACCCCCGATATCATTGCCTAGCCCGCAAGTTCCGCTATAACGCGGGGAACGAAACATCATCTGCGGGGACAGCCATATGAGCGTCGAAGTCGGCATCATCATGGGCAGCCAGTCCGACTGGCCGACCATGAAACGTGCAGCGGAAATTCTGGATGAACTGGGAATCGCCTATGAGACCAAGATCGTCTCGGCGCACCGCACGCCGGACCGGCTCTGGAGCTATGGCAAAGAGGCCGCGGGACGCGGTCTCAAGGTGATCATCGCAGGCGCCGGGGGCGCCGCTCACCTGCCCGGCATGATGGCCTCCAAAACCCGCGTGCCGGTGATTGGCGTGCCGGTCCAGACCCGCGCCCTGTCCGGGGTCGACAGCCTCTATTCCATCGTGCAGATGCCCAAGGGCTTTCCCGTCGCCACCATGGCCATCGGTGAGGCCGGTGCTGCCAATGCCGGGCTGATGGCCGCGGGCATTCTGGCCACCCATGACACCGCATTGGCCGAACGTCTCGACGCCTGGCGCGATGCCCTGTCCGCCTCAATTCCCGATGAGCCCAAAGATGACTGATCCCCTCGCCCCCGGCGCCACCATCGGCATCCTTGGCGGCGGCCAACTGGGCCGCATGCTGTCCGTCGCGGCCTCCCGCCTGGGGTTCAAGACCCATATCTATGAACCGGGAGCGACTCCGCCCGCCGGGCATGTCGCCGATACGGTCAGCACCGCCCCATATGAGGATGAGGCCGCGCTCAGGGCCTTTGCCGCCGCGGTCGATGTGATCACCTATGAATTTGAGAACGTGCCGACTTCGGCGCTAGATCTGCTCGAGTCCATCACTCCGATCCGTCCCAACCGCAAGGCGCTGGCCGTCTCTCAGGACCGGTTGACGGAAAAGGCATTTCTCACGGATCTCGGTCTGAAAGTCGCCCCTTTTGCCGCCGTGAACTCTGCCGATGATCTGGATCGGGCGCTCAGCGACATTGGTGCCCCCGCCATCCTGAAAACCCGCCGCTTCGGCTATGACGGCAAGGGGCAGGCTCGTCTCACGTCGCCTGCAGACGCCTCACAGGCGCTGGCGGATATGGCAGGAGCCGAGGCCGTCCTCGAAGGCTTTGTCGATTTTCGCTGCGAAGTTTCCGTCATCGCCGCACGCGGCATGGCCGGGGATGTTTCCTGTTTCGATCCGGGGGAGAACGTGCACAAATCCGGTATTTTGCATACCACCACCGTGCCCGCCAAACTGTCACCATCGCAGCGCACCGACTCCGTGCTTCTGGCAGCCAAGATCCTGAATGCGCTGGACTATGTCGGCGTCATGGGGGTTGAACTCTTCGTCACATCCGACGGTCTGATCGTCAACGAGATTGCGCCCCGCGTGCATAATTCCGGCCACTGGACCCAGAACGGCTGTGTCATCGATCAGTTCGAACAACATATCCGGGCCGTCGTCGGCTGGCCGCTGGGCGATGGCAAACGTCACTCCGACGTGGAAATGCTGAACCTGATTGGCGACGATGTCGACCGCATTCCCGAGTTTTCCAAAAACGGTGCCTGCGCCATCCATCTCTATGGCAAGGCAGAGGTCAAACCCGGCCGCAAAATGGGCCACATCAATACGCTGCTTGGTCCGGCAGGCTAAAAGGGTTTAGAAGCCTCAGTCGCGGCG containing:
- a CDS encoding DUF465 domain-containing protein — encoded protein: MNVSSRMDHQDVLKVKLEVLKQEHRDLDAAIEAMQQTGHTDALRLQRMKKQKLALKDRIALLEDLVTPDIIA
- the purE gene encoding 5-(carboxyamino)imidazole ribonucleotide mutase; its protein translation is MSVEVGIIMGSQSDWPTMKRAAEILDELGIAYETKIVSAHRTPDRLWSYGKEAAGRGLKVIIAGAGGAAHLPGMMASKTRVPVIGVPVQTRALSGVDSLYSIVQMPKGFPVATMAIGEAGAANAGLMAAGILATHDTALAERLDAWRDALSASIPDEPKDD
- a CDS encoding 5-(carboxyamino)imidazole ribonucleotide synthase gives rise to the protein MTDPLAPGATIGILGGGQLGRMLSVAASRLGFKTHIYEPGATPPAGHVADTVSTAPYEDEAALRAFAAAVDVITYEFENVPTSALDLLESITPIRPNRKALAVSQDRLTEKAFLTDLGLKVAPFAAVNSADDLDRALSDIGAPAILKTRRFGYDGKGQARLTSPADASQALADMAGAEAVLEGFVDFRCEVSVIAARGMAGDVSCFDPGENVHKSGILHTTTVPAKLSPSQRTDSVLLAAKILNALDYVGVMGVELFVTSDGLIVNEIAPRVHNSGHWTQNGCVIDQFEQHIRAVVGWPLGDGKRHSDVEMLNLIGDDVDRIPEFSKNGACAIHLYGKAEVKPGRKMGHINTLLGPAG